The proteins below come from a single Mercenaria mercenaria strain notata chromosome 3, MADL_Memer_1, whole genome shotgun sequence genomic window:
- the LOC123525053 gene encoding uncharacterized protein LOC123525053: MAELLINVVLVCFININCVLTDERSSREETINVKTPAFSPDERYQDLFPLTSENFTQTLLRNQDPWIVIFHDGYVEKEWKTVATHLRGLCWFGLIDVTTERDLIDSLEYDNSQGPARFYPYGDRKTKERKWRLVNSQNEARTAALASLPDKTQRISGDSIRDLLLECFTSRPSKFPAYIITDEDETPSVFKAIAKRFEKYFLFGKVVRPTSEDLRKLGLKDMYINPPELFVIITENGKAEKIDAIRFEVDKFGKMNYTAIMQFLFAVNGNFRHELPGDNMAQHQQEAEMADIIKIEERRFEILRDNEDHADAKPHFEEEQNNFNFKVTKHVGLKDEL; encoded by the exons ATGGCGGAGTTATTGATAAATGTGgttcttgtttgttttataaatatcaaCTGTGTATTAACTGACGAAAGAAGTAGTCGTGAAGAAACAATTAATGTTAAAACACCTGCCTTTTCTCCCGATGAAAGGTACCAGGACTTGTTTCCGCTGACCAGTGAAAACTTCACCCAGACTTTGTTAAGAAATCAAGATCCGTGGATAGTTATTTTTCATGATGGGTATGTGGAAAAAGAGTGGAAGACAGTGGCAACACATCTTCGAGGTTTATGTTGGTTTGGTCTGATAGATGTAACGACTGAGAGAGACTTAATAGATTCGCTG gaataCGACAATTCTCAAGGACCTGCGAGATTTTATCCATACGGAGATAGAAAAACGAAGGAAAGAAAATGGCGTTTGGTAAATAGCCAGAACGAGGCTCGCACGGCAGCTCTTGCATCACTTCCGGATAAAACACAAAGGATTTCAGGAGACAGTATACGAGACCTGCTGCTTGAATGCTTTACGTCACGGCCATCGAAATTTCCGGCTTATATAATTACAG ACGAAGACGAGACACCCTCTGTATTTAAAGCTATTGCTAAaaggtttgaaaaatattttctgtttggaaAAGTTGTTCGCCCGACTAGCGAGGATTTACGTAAGCTTGGACTCAAGGACATGTACATCAACCCGCCGGAATTATTTGTAATTATCACTGAAAACGGAAAAGCAGAAAAAATTGATGCTATCAGATTTGAAGTCGACAAATTCGGGAAAATGAATTACACTGCTATAATGCAGTTTCTTTTCGCTGTTAATGGGAACTTTAGGCATGAACTACCGGGCGACAACATGGCACAACATCAACAGGAAGCGGAAATGGCTGATATTATAAAAATTGAGGAGAGGCGGTTTGAAATCTTACGCGATAATGAAGACCACGCAGATGCAAAACCACACTTTGAGGAAGAACAAaataacttcaattttaaagtgACCAAACACGTTGGATTGAAGGATGAACTGTAG